GTCAAGCGACTGCTGAATCGAAATGCCTGTGAAGACTGCGCCACAAAATGGCTTATCTTCACGTGATGTGGCGTTCACTTTCCGCATCTTCCCCAGAGTCGAGTCTTGCGCTCATATTCATACCGACGACTTAAGCGCAACAGCAGAGATAGAGAGAATTTTCTGCATCAAAAATGGAAGGTAGCCAACCCTCTGATCCAACGTCGCAGCCAGAAGGTGCAAAGCCCGGCGAGCCTTCGCGGGCCCCTTTGACTCCGGAGCAGACGCGGAGAATTGTAGGTTATCAGCGAATCTCCCTCCAAGATCGCATTGGTCTGACATTTCATTGAACCGTAATAGGAAATCAACAGGATGAAGGCCAAAGCAATACGAGAACAACgcgaagcagaagaagccaGCAAATCCCCCGCAAATGCGTCGACCACTGCGCCATCCGGTGTCAAGCGATCCTATTCCTCCATGACATCGGAAACGCCAGCGACAGTCCGCGATGCTTCGAAAAGTCGCCCATTGGATACGATCAGGCCCGCTCGCAATTTTACCAAATTTGTCGATTACGATTTCAGCAAGATGACAGATACCAAGGGAGGGTTTTTgaccgaagaagacgatCCGCATAACAGAGCGCTCCATATGGGTGATGGGAAGAGGGAACAAAAGCCGGCAAATATGACGCAAAAGGAATGGGAACGGCAGCAATTACTACAGTCGCTACGACGGGAGCGCGCTGGACCGTTCGAGCCGGCTATCAGCGTCCTGGAAGATAAGAGCAAACAAAAAACATGTCGAGAGTGTGGCAACTTGGAGATCGATTGGAAGTGGGAAGAAATGCTTAAATGCTGCGTGTGCAGTTCGTGCAAGGAGAAGTTTCCAGAGAAGTACAGTCTACTTACGAAGACGGAAGCTAAGGAGGATTACCTCCTAACTGATCGTGAGTGTTTCATTTCCCCTATTGCGAGGAATA
This sequence is a window from Aspergillus chevalieri M1 DNA, chromosome 5, nearly complete sequence. Protein-coding genes within it:
- the rad14 gene encoding DNA repair protein RAD14 (BUSCO:EOG092641G3;~COG:L;~EggNog:ENOG410PICN;~InterPro:IPR022656,IPR009061,IPR037129,IPR022658, IPR000465;~PFAM:PF05181;~go_function: GO:0003684 - damaged DNA binding [Evidence IEA];~go_process: GO:0006289 - nucleotide-excision repair [Evidence IEA]): MEGSQPSDPTSQPEGAKPGEPSRAPLTPEQTRRIEINRMKAKAIREQREAEEASKSPANASTTAPSGVKRSYSSMTSETPATVRDASKSRPLDTIRPARNFTKFVDYDFSKMTDTKGGFLTEEDDPHNRALHMGDGKREQKPANMTQKEWERQQLLQSLRRERAGPFEPAISVLEDKSKQKTCRECGNLEIDWKWEEMLKCCVCSSCKEKFPEKYSLLTKTEAKEDYLLTDPELRDEDLLPRLERPNPHKSTWNNMMLFLRYQVEEYAFSDKKWGSPKALDSEFERRENDKKKRRETKFKSKLEDLKKRTRVDAYRRNRKGATGGNFGDDLGSGRHVHQWGRSIENPETGIGVKKCVDCGMEVEELEF